In Sneathia sanguinegens, the following proteins share a genomic window:
- a CDS encoding deoxycytidylate deaminase, protein MYKREGYISWDEYFMGLAFLSAMRSKDPSTQVGACIVKDTKIIGIGYNGFPKGSNDDDLSWGKTGDILYTKYPYVVHAELNAILNSINNLKGSTLYVTHYPCNECAKAIAQSGISKVVFYSDKHKHHELTKASTTILTNAGIKIEKYKDREKEINICFKD, encoded by the coding sequence ATGTATAAAAGAGAAGGATATATTTCATGGGATGAATATTTTATGGGCTTAGCTTTTTTATCAGCAATGAGAAGTAAAGATCCATCTACACAAGTAGGAGCTTGTATAGTTAAAGATACGAAAATAATTGGAATAGGATACAATGGTTTTCCAAAAGGAAGTAATGATGATGACTTATCTTGGGGAAAAACAGGGGATATACTTTATACGAAGTATCCTTATGTTGTTCATGCAGAATTGAATGCTATTTTAAATAGTATTAATAATTTAAAAGGAAGTACACTTTATGTTACTCATTATCCTTGTAATGAATGTGCAAAGGCTATTGCACAATCAGGTATTTCAAAGGTAGTATTTTATTCTGATAAACATAAACATCATGAATTAACAAAAGCATCAACAACTATATTAACAAATGCAGGAATAAAGATAGAAAAGTATAAAGACAGAGAAAAAGAAATAAATATTTGTTTCAAAGATTAA